The DNA sequence CGCCGTTGTGCCCGACCAGGCCCACTCGATCGCCCAGCGACAGTGACATGGTGATGTCGCGCAGCGCCTCGACCACCACCACGTTGGAGTTGTTGCGGCCGATCGCCCCGCCGGCCTTGCCGAGGAACGCCTTCTTCAGCGACCGTGACTTGGCGTCGAAGATCGGGAACTCGACCCAGGCGTCGCGGGTTTCGATACGAGGATCGTTGTCAGACACGGCAATTCCGCTTGCAGGCTTACAAGTACTGGCCGGAGCCGGTGTGGCCCTGGGCGTGGCCGCCGCCGGCGGGGCCGGGGGGCAGGGCGCCGTGACGCATCTGCTCCAGCTGCGCGCGGGCAGCCATCTGCTGGGCGAACAGCGCGGTCTGGATGCCGTGGAACAGGCCTTCGAGCCATCCCACCAGCTGGGCTTGGGCGATTCGCAGCTCGGCGTCCGACGGTGTGGCGTCCTCGCGGAGCGGCAGCGTCAGTCGGTCCAGCTCCTCGCGCAGCTCCGGGGCCAAGCCGTCCTCGAGCTCGCGAATGCTGGCGGAGTGGATCTCGCGCAGGCGAAGCCGGCTCGCATCATCCAGGGGAGCCGAGCGGACTTCTTCGAGCAGCTGCTTGATCATCGTGCCGATCCGCATCACCTTGGCGGGCTGCTCGATCAAGTCGGTCAGCGACGCCTCGTCATCATCGGCGGCGTCAGTGGAGCTGTTGAGCCCGGCCGCCAGCAGCCGCGGGTCGGCACCGCTGATGATCTCGACACCATCTGCGCTGTCCCTGTCGTCTGCGCTGCTGCTGCCGCCGCTGGTGGTCACCGTGCTCCGCCTCCCTGCCATTCGTAGATGCTGGCCCCGCCATTGTCGTAGATCTTGGCCCACGACCGCGATTTCTCCAGTGACACTAGTCCGTCGGGGAGCGTGAACCCGCGGACCGTCGGGCTGCTGATCAGCACGTAGCGGATATTGAGGCCGTGCACGGCTTCCGCCACCCGCGGATCGGTGTCGGCGTCGTCGGCGTATGCCCAGAAGACGAACCGCTCCGGGCCGGGACCCTGCTGTTGGGGATAGTCGTAGTGCGTCCACAGCGGGTGCAGGTCGGCGACCGCGTACATCCAGGCACTGCCGTCGACGTTGGCGTTGCCGATCACGGTGTCGTGGGCCCCGGGCAGGTCGGCCAGGTACGCGTACGCCTGCAGGTCGCGGGAGTCGACCATCACCGAGTCGTACTTGTCGCCGAACAAGAACGCGTGCCGCGGCAGATAGTGCCAGGCCAGCCCGATGGTCGTCGCCGTGATTATCAACGCCGAGCAGACGTGAAAGCCCCCAAATTGAGCCCATTTAGGGGGCTTTTGTGACTGCTCGCGAAAGAGAAATGAGACCAACCACGCCAGCCCGATCCCGGCCATCGGCATCAGCAGCAGCGTCATCGCGGCCATGATCCGGCGCGGGTCGCTGTAGAACAGGTCGGTGAACAGGCCCAGCACGCTGCCCACCCGGCCGCCGAGCGGCGCCGAGGAGTGCACCACCGCGACCACCAGCACCGCCCACAACGCCAGCGGCCAGTACACCTTGCGGACCGCCAGCACCACCGCCCCGACGGCGGCCAGGCCGACCAGCGTGTACTGGATCGGAAAGTCGTTGAGGTGGCGGGTGTGCATCAGCAACGCGTCCCGCAAACCCGACTTGCGGCCCTCGTGGGTCAGGAACGCGTGCCCGGCGATGATCTCGGCCTGCTTGCGCACACTGAGCAGTTGCGGCAACAGCAACAGGCCGGTCGGGATCAAAACCCCGGCCAACGCCAGGGTGTCCCGCCGCTTCCCGCGCAGCGGGTTCCAGAGCGCGCCATCGGAGGGGCACAGCCACCAGGCCGCGACCAGCAAGACCGTGACCACGCCTCCGGTCAGATGGACCGAGAACACTCCCAGCAGCGCCAGTACCGCCACGCCGATTCGGTCCCGCAGGGTGCGGACCGCGGTGATCAGCGCGAACGCCGGCGCCACCAGGCCGTAGGCCACCAGGTTGGGCATGGCGGCGGTGCCGAACTCGACGTAGGGCAGCGCGGTGAACGACGCCGAGAGTGCGGCGGCGGCGCCCGCTGACACCGCCGTCACGGCGGTGCTCGTCACTCGCTGCAGCAGATTCCAGGTGAGCAGCGCGGCGCTGACCGGGAACAGCCACACCGAGGCAGCCAGGCCGGCCAGGGTGTAGCCGGTGGTGGGTGCGGCGCCGGTCAGTTGGCACAGCACCGCGGTCAGCGCGTGAAATGCCGACGGGTAATACAGCGCGGCGTGGGTTTCGACATTGCGCAGCTCGCCCATATGAGTCGGGGAGGCCTGGCCGGTGTCGAGGATGAATCGGACGGTGTTGGCGTGCCACACCGCGTCCCAGGTGCTGGGAATGCTCTGCCAATCCGGGATGCCCCGCACCGCGGCCCAGCCGATCAGCAGTATCCCCAGCAGCGTTCCAGCGGCCACTGTGAGTATCGGCCACAACGCGGGCGAGGGAGCCCCCACATGGATGCCGGGACGGCGTCCCAGCAAAGATCGCGTTCCCCTCGCCAAGCCGCCCACCGCGGCGCCGACCGCCACCAGCGCAGCCGCTGCAGTGGTTGCGTTCCAAGGGATTCCGACGGCGCCGAAAGGGACGATGGCCAGGCCTACGACTCCGTAGGTAAGTGCCGGCCCGACCGCCACGGCTAATGGCCAGTTCAGCCCGGCGCCGATCGCTACGAGCGCGCCCGGAAGTACCAGCAGCAAAAGCGCCGTGACCAGTCCGAAGACCATTCCGAAGCCCAGAAGCACTGCACTAGTATGTCTGCCAAGGTGGCCTGGCTCCGTATTGCGGGGGAGCTATCTCGTTATCCGAGACGTTCACCGATCGATCTTGAGAAGTTTTAAGGTGGCTGGCATGGCCTATGACGTCGCTCGCGTGCGTGGATTGCACCCGACGCTCGGTGACGGATGGGTTCATTTCGATTCGCCGTCGGGCCTGTTGATTCCGGACTCGGTGGCCACCACCGTGTCGACTGCCTTCCGGGGATCGTTGGCGAAGGCGGAAGGCCCGCACCCGGCGGCCCGCCGCAGCGCCGCGGTGTTGGTCGCGGCCCGCCAGGCGGTGGCCGATCTGGTGGGCGCCGATCCCGCCGCGGTGGTGCTGGGTCCGGATCGTGCCGTGTTGTTGAGCGCTTTGGCCGATGCCGCGTCGTCGCGGGTGAGCCTGGGCTACGAGACAGTGGTCACCCGTCTCGACGATGAGGCCAACATCGCCCCCTGGGTGCGGGCCGCCAACCGCTATGGCGCCAAGCTCAAATGGGCTGAGGTCGACATCGAGACCGGTGAGCTGCCCAGCTGGCAGTGGGAGAACCTGATCACTCCGTCCACCCGGCTGGTGGCGCTCAGCTCGGGGTCGGGGGTATTGGGCACCGTCACTGATCTTCGGCCGGTCACCAAGCTGGTCCACGATGTGGGCGGCGTGGCAGTCGTCGATCACTCGGCCACGGCGCCCTACCAACTACTCGACATCAATGACGTCGAGGCGGACGTGGTGG is a window from the Mycobacterium sp. SVM_VP21 genome containing:
- a CDS encoding bacterial proteasome activator family protein, with product MAGRRSTVTTSGGSSSADDRDSADGVEIISGADPRLLAAGLNSSTDAADDDEASLTDLIEQPAKVMRIGTMIKQLLEEVRSAPLDDASRLRLREIHSASIRELEDGLAPELREELDRLTLPLREDATPSDAELRIAQAQLVGWLEGLFHGIQTALFAQQMAARAQLEQMRHGALPPGPAGGGHAQGHTGSGQYL
- a CDS encoding cysteine desulfurase-like protein; amino-acid sequence: MAYDVARVRGLHPTLGDGWVHFDSPSGLLIPDSVATTVSTAFRGSLAKAEGPHPAARRSAAVLVAARQAVADLVGADPAAVVLGPDRAVLLSALADAASSRVSLGYETVVTRLDDEANIAPWVRAANRYGAKLKWAEVDIETGELPSWQWENLITPSTRLVALSSGSGVLGTVTDLRPVTKLVHDVGGVAVVDHSATAPYQLLDINDVEADVVAVNAASWGGPPVGALAFRDPALIDTFGSVSLDPHAVGPARLEVGLHQFGLLAGLVASVEYLASLDESARGSRRERLAVSMQSAAAYLNRLFEYLLSSLRSLPLVMLIGQPEARIPVVSFVVQKVPAERVVQRLADNGVLAIANAGSRVLDAIGVNDIGGAVTIGLGHYSTMAEVDQLVRALASLG